GGTCCACGAATGTCTGTCCATGTCCAAACCAGAAGCACTTTTGTAGCTCAGCTTTTAGATTCTGGAAATTTTGTAGTACGACTTTAGTGGCCGTTGACAGAGGACTAATTTCTAATTTATTTGGATTGAATTCAGAATTTCAACGGGATAAAAATGGGCATTATTTCACACAGCACGTTCTGAATTCGATTTTTGGCCTGTGAATCGCATGATGGTGGCCAAGAATAGGCAGAAATGCTTATGTGAATCTTCCGGATTACTAAATGATGGATTGCCGTTGTTGGattatgtggccaagtggccatatACTTTAGATTAAACAAACCAAAGGTGGACAACAcctttccttgttttggggaggaAAATAGGGAAAAGGTTTTTTGTCTTGGTCCATGGGAAGTCACGGTTGAGGTTTTGAATAATAAGTTTTGGTTGTAATGAGAAGTAAGAGTGGgatagaagagaagaaaatagagtgcagaaaattgagagagccgaagagaagagagggagagaaagaaggtacTGCTACAGTACCATTTTCAGAGAAGGGGTTGTTGTTCCTTTCATTGGATAAttctcactccatcaaagtgttattgttgtaatagctttgagctttgtatagagaagaaattaatcactatatttctttctctatttgtttctttagagtgtgagttattgggttatttgggttgtgagattgccaacactttgtaaactcccatttggttgatagtggattcttgggtgagctcctactgctccgaggacgtactccagttacactgactgttgaggaacctcgttaaaatcttggtgtctttaatattttgttcttgcattttatttgatatatttcctgtgggttagcttgagttggttccacaagggtttggtgctatcctagcacaacagcCGTCACAAAGTCACCAGCTAGttcatttttaaaaaataaaaagttacaaAAAATGGGAGAATTTAGTAAAGGAGAAAGTGGGTTGTGTACCACATGATGGtattattatgattatataTGGTTTTGGAATAAACTGCTACCTCCTGAACTTTCACTTAGTTTACGATTTTCCTCTTACCATTAGTTTTCCATAGATTTCATCTAAACTAGCGTTAATTCTTATCATGTGCACATCACGTGTATCTCCTTTGAGAGCATAAGTGTCACTTTGTTGATCAAGAGCATTTATCCATTCACCGTTCAATTTGCTCTTCTCAATATCGCTTGTATTAATTTCCAAACCAGAACAACGTTACAAGAAGCAAATGTAGAGAATGGGGATCAATCTAAGAAACCCCAGCAGCACATCATATTTACAATTACAATTTTACACATGGACAATGAAATCTTCTTCCTCACATAGTTTACACCTTCCACAACTGAAAACACAGCAATTACAAGGTGGAGCAGGAATCTAAAGCAGTTCTACTTCCCGATGGGGACCACAGCAATCCTGAATGTAGAATGTTTTCCTTCCCGATGGCAAAGGCATAACAATCCTTCTAGCGGAAGATATCAAATGGAAAGTCCGACTTCCAATCATAGCTATGGCCACTTTCTGGAATGGCAAATACCCGGCTTATTTAACTCGTGGATATTCACATGAAtctttacttttctataagctgCAGGGGTCAGGGGATTTGATCGAGACAATAGGTGGCGGTTGTAGCTCAAAGAACGATTTTGCACCTTCTCCAAGGCTACCTATGCATATCGTATCGGACTCGGCTTTTCAGCTCTCCCAATTCTCATACTCTTATCTTCTTCTATTTATGCGGTCatggttaaatcacgtcaacattttatatcattattgctttcttattatctctataaaaaaatcaatataatatattgacgtggcttaatcgtgaccgcacaaaatagaagGGAATGAGAGTGTATGAAaactgggagggcagagaagccgggTCCTATCGTATCGCCCCGACCATGCCAGGTGCCATGTTGGAGACTTGGACATTGTTCATCTCCAATGTTCTGGATTCCTGCTCATAGTGTAAGAATAGCATCCATAAGTTTCAAAAAATTAGATAATTAATCAGAATTATAAGATCTGTCCATAATTTAGGCATAGGTTCTCGAAGGATAATCACCTGACATAATGTACAGCACGGGCAGATGAGATGGTAGATGCAATCATCCAAGGAACTATCACTACCCTGAAAATAACAGGCATTGCCCGCAACAATGTTAGGGTAGTTTGTGTATAACCACGAAAACGATTAGAAGGCAAGGATTAGAATAACCATAGATTCATGAAACAATTCATTACAATTGCAATGATCGATCATATAGCAGTAACAGCACCCTCTCCACGAGGAGGGAAAAGCAAACCATCTAACCTAGCACACCCAGTTTCCGAATTTTTGTATACCTAGTGTTGCTTTTCTTCCTTGAGTAACCAATTTAAGTCATTAGACTTGAACATTGTTAATTAGAAGAATTAGTAAGGGATAGTAACGAGGCAAATACTAATATAACAAAGAGAAACACCAATTCAGGTAACAGCATATATTAACGGTTGGTTCTATCGTTATTTTCGAGTCTTCTTGGTGTAGGACCTACTTTCTTTGCAATcttgtttattttaaaatattcatTTCGTACTCTTTTTTATTAGCTGTATGTTCTGAATTCATTCCTGTAATTGCATATTTCATTATATtcaaatttacatattttatttacGTTCGTTCTATCGTTATAATTTTTATGCATGTTTAAAATGACTTCATCATCCTCGAATGTTGGTCAGCGTATATCCATTGTAATATATGGGATATCAGGGTTGGATGTGTCACATTATCCAAGACAATTCAACAAGACTTGAGTGGATCCCAGAATGCTGACTAGAAATGTGGTTTTCGTCTTCCAAATACCGATTGACgaaaagtagcacatgttggGTAAAATTCAAAGCAGGACCGCTGTCAACACTATCATTAATGTACACGGAAAAACAAGTGCGGTCAAGTCCGATGGCTTGCGGTCAAAATCCGATGGTTTTGAGCTATATGAGGGTAGGATTCTTTGGTAGTCCAATGGCTTGGGCCTCTGATCGTCTAATTCTCTATTGCCCACTCAGATGCTGTAATTGTGCCAAGGGTTTGATACATGCATCTGCCAAGAAAATGTTACTGAAAGCTTTGCTTGTTTTTTCCCTCATCTTCCCATTTTGCACATCCATTGACACCATAGAAATGGACCAAAATGTAAAGGATGGTGATCTTCTGGTGTCCAAGGAAAACATCTTCGCATTAGGGTTCTTCAGCCCCAGAAACTCCAGCTCCAGGTACGTCGGAATTTGGTATGCtcaaaaagatgaaaaagatcaAAAGGCAGTGGTTTGGGTAGCAAACAGAAACGACCCCATCAATGATACCTCCGGTGTCCTAACTATAGACAGGTATGGGAGACTGCTTCTTTATTCTAACAATATGCAGAACGTTCCTGTGTGGTCTACAAATGTGACGGTTCAAACTGCGAGCACTAGTTGCAGGGCTCAGCTTTTAGATTCTGGAAATTTAGTTCTTTTCCGGGATAATAAAAGCAAAAATTTTATGTGGCAGAGTTTTGATTATCCTACAGATACTCTCCTTCCGGGTATGAAACTAGGCGTGAATTGGAAATTGGGGATAGAATGGGTCTTAACATCTTGGAAGTCACAAGATGACCCTGGAACTGGGGAATACACCTATAGGCTCTATTCCAATCAGACTGCCACCCCCGaagttttaactttttataaagGTTTGACTCCGCATTGGCGAGCTGATTTAGTGGACGTGGGGCGATCTGATCCACTGGACGTGGGGCGATCTGATCCACTGGACGTGGTTACTTTTGTCAGTAATCAGGACGAAAtgtattactttcttaaaaacgATAGCACTTCAACAAGGGTGGTGTTGAAGGATTCTGGGTTACTGCAACACCTCAGGTGGAACAATGCGGATAGAGAATGGAAGGAACTATGGTCTACGCCAAAATATCGGTGTGACCAGTATGGAGAGTGCGGTGCCAACAGCAAATGTAGCCCTGACAATATCAATTCGTTTGAGTGTGAGTGTCTGCCAGGGTATGAACCGAAGTCTGTCAATGATTGGAAGATGAGAGATGGTTCGGACGGGTGTGTGAGTAAACGACTTGCGGTATCAAAGTGTAGGAACGGAGAAGGGTTCATGAAAGTGGCACGAGTTAAAGATCCAGACACAACCAAAGCAGCACGGCTGAAAAAAGGTATTAGTATCAAAGAGTGTGAGCAGATGTGCTTAAGCAATTGTTCTTGCACTGCATATACGGTCATAGAATCTGAAGGGCGCAGTGATTGCTTGACATGGTATGGTGAGTTGCTGGACATTTTAGTGTACACACAGCTAGGGCGAGATCTACATGTACGTGTGGACAAAATCGAATTAGGTACCACTTCTTGCCATGGAAAAGTTGCATTATAAATTTTTGGAATTTGTGGAACTTACTGTACTActggttttgttattttttaatcCTTTATCCCACTCTTATGTGTagcagaaaattcaagaaattcGAAAGGTTTTCTTAGAAGCAGGGGTATGCTGGCTATTCTGATGTTGTCTGTTGTTCTAGCATTGGTACTGATGGTTGCGTTGACCTGTTGGAGGATTAGGAAACAGAGGAAGACAAAAGGTAAGAAGTAGTCAGCGATTTTGAATTCTCGAACGGTTTCATCAAATAAAAGCACTCCACTTGTAATGCTTGTGCAGTTTGTAAATCATATCAAAGCACTGCCATTAGATAGAATCCATACGCACAAGCTCGATGTAAAACTTATATTTCTATATCGTTTGTCAATGAAAATAGAACAGTGAGAAGAAAATGCAGACAATGATTTCTTTTATTGTTAGCAGTTGAGATCGAAGAAACTAGGAGACATCCCGAATTGCAATTTTTCCATCTGAGAACGATAATTGCAGCTACGAACAACTTCTCTCCCGTCCAAAAACTTGGCCAAGGTGGTTTTGGCACTGTTTATAAGGTTAGTCCCACTTTCGAAGAGTTACAAATTTCATTATTAAGGAATAATCACAACATAATAGCTTCACAAAATAAGTGATGATTATGTGGAAGCTTAATGATAAAActgaatgaaaacttcagggTGTGTTACGAAATAATCAGAATATTGCTGTAAAAAGATTATCCAGAGCTACAGGACAAGGAGTTGAAGAATTCAAAAATGAAGTTGCATTGATAGCGAGACTTCAACACAGGAATCTTGTGAAACTTTTAGGCTGTTGCATAAAGGGAGAAGAAAGGATGTTAGTCCTGGAATACTTGCCGAACAAAAGCTTGGACTACTTTCTTTTCGGTATGTCTATAGAGGAAAGATTCATTTGTTCACGCCATTTCTCAAACTATGAAGCATATCTTAGTCGAATATGTTACATTTATCTGCACAATTAAAGCCAAATATCTTGATGCAGATCACACAAAAAAGTCCTTGCTGGATTGGCAAAAGCGATTCGAAATCATCAACGGGGTTGCTCGTGGGGTTTTGTatcttcaccaggattcaagaCTTAGGATTATTCATAGGGATCTAAAAACCAGCAATGTCCTTCTAGACGCTGagatgaacccaaaaatctcaGATTTCGGCATGGCAAGAATCTTCCATGGGGACCAACTCCAGGATACGACCAACAGAGTTGTCGGAACATAGTAAGAATCGTTATAAACTCACCCTCCATTAGCTCTTTCATCTCTTACTATTCTTTGGCTGTAacgttttattttctttatatgCTTAATACAGTGGCTATATGTCACCGGAGTATGTAGTGTTTGGGAGATATTCAACCAAATCAGATGTTTTTAGTTTTGGGGTCATATTATTGGAGATTGCAAGCGGCAAGAAAAACAGCAGTTGTTATCAAGAGGATCATTTCGTAAACTTAATAGGACATGTGAGTAACACAAATTGTGCAAACAACCAACCCTTTTTATTTACTCATCCCATACATGTTTAAAATGAACTGTCAACTACAGGTTTGGCAGTTGTGGAGTGAAGACAGAGCCTTAGAAATTGTGGATTCGTCATTGGAGTCATACGCGCTCGACGAAGCCATGAGATGCATTCAGGTCGGGCTCTTGTGTGTCGAAGAAGAGTCGAAGAATAGACCATCCATGTCAGCTGTTGTTTTTATGTTGAGCGGCGAAGCATCTGCTCCATCTCCTCAGCAGCCTGCATTTGCCTTGAGAAAAAATTCATGCGGCGATGCTGTTGTTCCTTCAGTTTCTGAAGGATCGTGTTCTATCAACGACGTGACAATAACTAAATTCGAAGGTCGATAACTAAATTCTGATGTCATCTGTGATGAAACATGGTCTTTCGGGAACTGAATCATATACATTGAAATGAGACTTTAGTTATATAGGCTATTTCATACACTTTCAAATACCTCTTGGATGTATCTAATAATACAGAACTCTTTCCAACAGTTATGTCGCCTAATCAAAAcgtaatattaattaaaaacttaggggggtgtattcaattaggattttgagggattttaattcttttaatgaatctaaggGTATTCAATCATgaatttaagtgattctctgaaattcaatgtgtattcaatcaagattttaagatagtttatgaaaatccttagaaatccgggtgtattcaattagaattttaaagaagtttataacattccaggtgtattcaattagaatttgattttaaagaatttgagaaagttgaggaattagagggaattggagagatttcgtagtgtattttgagcatccacaaatctcacatcccccaagagatttcgagggaattgaatcaaaattttacatggaatctctacaaatcaattaaactccataaaaatccattaaaatctctcaaattctcaattgaatacaccttccTTAATCCAAAACCTAAAATCAGTTAATATACTAATTAAAATTACACCTATTGGAGACCTTGTGTTCCCCGATGTGGGATAATTGAGGCATAAAATTCGAACAGAttccaacaggatcctcttcaGATTCTTTTAGTGAGGATTCTGATGATTCGTGAATCGTGTccatttatcgtacatcgtacggtcaatttttgtcaaatactgtttgtgtttaattttaaataaaaatatttaaaataatttataattgtacgatgtacgatgaacggataaaattgacaatccttgggatcctcacaaaaagtATCCGGCTAGGATCCGGATTCCAACAGATTATTCTTTGACGAAACTGATTTGACTGTCAACATCCAAAGTCTACTTGGTTTGAGTCGTGCTTGCTAGGTGCCGGGTAAACTCTTCAAACAAGCAGCAATAATTCCAACAGAAAAACATAAACATCAGCGGTAATAGTCTCTAGTGTATACCTTTTATTCTGCAGGTATGTTGTTGCACATGTACATCGGTCAGGACAACAAATTTTGCTCACTATTTTCACTTCGAGAAGTTTAGTGTGTGGGGTGAAATGATCGAATCATGAGTTGGGGATAGAACATGTAAAATTCTAGTTGTTTTTATATACAATGGTTGTGAATATCTTTGTAAATTGTAATGTTATAGATGCTTGTGGTTGTGGgctgttttaattttatgaaaaaataattttttgtttagccTCAATCTTAATTTGTAGGTGACAACTTTGTCAGAACTGGGCACTAAAGGACATTTACTTGTGCTTACACTTTTTGGCACAACATACCTTATTGTGCTCTTTGATCAAAGGCTACGCCTATAGAGGGCACAAATAGAAATATAGTTGATGCACTGTTGCTATTGGTCTATGGACACAATTGTTGGTGCTCTTTGGCCTCAAAGGACACATATAATTTATTGTGTGcagtgcccatattttttgtaGTGTGCAGGTTTGGTAGCTCTGGAGAGAAGACAGAGCATTAAAAGTTGTGGATTCATCGGTAGAGAGTAGAGACCTTTCAGTCGAATGAGTAATGCAACGCATTCAAGTTGGCTTCTTATGCGTGGAAGAAGATTTGAAGGACCGACCAACCATGTCAGCCTTTTTTGTTGAGTGTTGTGAAACATCTCCTCCATCTCCTAAACAGCCTGCATTTGTCTTCAGAAAAAGTTCATGCGATGATGATGCGGATCCATTAATTCCGAAAGGGTCAGGTTCTATTAACGACTTAACAATAATTGCATTTGAAGCTCGTTAGTTGTTAATGATGCAGGCTATTTGAAGCTTGTTCCGAAAGGGTCAGATAATGCACGTGTTGTTACACCCACCCCaagttataaaaatataattatgtaattaTCCCCTAAATCTTATGAATCTATCAATTTAGTCCTATTTTGACTACCCAATCAGGATTATTCCcaagctgccacgtggcagaaaCCCAAgacttctctcttttctctctctgtccCCTGCCACTCCCGTGAACCcccattttcttcctctttctgtctctcccttctctccctTTCGgatccctcatttctctctctctcttttccgagacacacatacacacacacacacacacacccagtTACCTCATCTACGAGGAAGACGCCGCCATCATCAATCCCTCgtccttctttctctctctttcccgtgCTACGAGGAAGAACCCAGAAACGAACTCTGGCGAGATTTCTATtcctccggttaggtaagcctcGATTTCCCTCTATTTCGTCCTAAATTCATGCGAGAATGTGTTTTAATGGGTTGTACCTTGTTAATTTCGAAGTTTTAGAACAAAACCAGGTCGGGTGAAGGCACACCTAGCTCCGGCGAGGCCGTGGGTGTCGAGGGAATCTCCGGTCATCTCCGGCCGTTCTACGGCAAAAGGAAGGTATAAAGTTGTTCCTCTAGTCTTGTACTTCGatttgatacctagatcggacCCTAAAAGCTAGGTTTGAGGccggccggagctgtagaagctctaGCGTTCTTCTCCGTCGACGCCAGCCTTTCAGGCCGTTTCTTAGTCActcgggccttaggcccgtggTGAGTCTAGCCCAAACCCATAACtcagtttctttttattttatttaattgttttaataacCCAAGAGGCCTTCGGGCCGTTATGTTTAGGGCCTGTAGCCCATTAGACCAACCCAAAacctttttaggttttttttatttttgttttacaaattAAGGCCCTTGGGCCATTTTTATTCAGGGCCTTAGGCCCGAGTGTTTAGAAACCTTTATAGTTAAGGCCCTTGGGCCATTTAGAGCTTGGGCTTTCAGCCCTTTCCCAAACCCATTAACCTCAATCTAAACCCAAAATCCTTAGGGCCCAATCGGCCCAACCCAATCCAAGCCCAGTCTGACCTTTGACCCAGTTGACCGTTGACTAGGTCAACGGTCAGCAATGTCCTTCTAGACGCTGAGATGAACCCGAAAATCTCAGATTTCGGCATGGCAAGAATCTTCCATGGGGACCAACTCCAGGATATGACCAACAGAGTTGTCGGAACATAGTAAGAATCGTTATAAACTCACCTTCCATTAGCTCTTTCATCTCTTACTATTCTTTGGCTGTAacgttttattttctttatatgCATAATACAGTGGCTATATGTCACCGGAGTATGCAGTGTTTGGGAGATTTTCGACCAAATCGGATGTTTTTAGTTTTAGGGTCATATTATTGGAGATTGTAAGCGGCAAGAAAAACAACAGTTTCTATCAAGCGGATCATTTCCTAAACTTAATAGGACATGTGAGCAACACAAATTGTGCAAACAACCAACCCTTTTTATTTACTCATCCCATACATGTTTAAAATGAACTGTCAACTACAGGTTTGGCAGTTGTGGAGTGAAGACAGAGCCTTAGAAATTGTGGATTTGTCATTGGAGTCATACGCGCCCGACGAAGCCATGAGATGCATCCAGGTTGGGCTCTTGTGTGTTGAAGAAGAGTCGAAGAACAGACAATCCATGTCAGCTGTTGTTTTTATGTTGAGCGGCGAAGATCTGCTCCATCTCCTCAGCAACCCGCATTTGCCTTGAGAAGAAATTCATGCGGGATGCTACAGTTCCATTACTTTCCAATGGATGGTGTTCTATCAACGACGTGACAATAACTAAATTCGAAGGTCGATAACTAAATTCCGATGTCTGTGATAAAACATGGTCCTTCGGGAACTGAATCATATACGTTGAAATGAGACTTCAGTTATATAGGCTATTTCATACATTTTCAAATACCTCTTGGATGTATCTAATAATACAACTCTGTCCAGCAGTTTGTTTCCTAATCAAAACATTTTtgatattaattaaaaatttaatccgAAACTAAAATTAGTTAATATACGAGTTAAAATCACACCTATTGGAGAACTTGTGTTCCTGATGTGGGACAATTGAGGCATAAAACTCCAACAGATTATTCTTTGACGATACTGATTTGACTGTCAACATCCAAAGTCTCCTTGGTTTGAGTCGTGCTTGCCAGGTGCCGGGTAAACTCTTCAGACAAGCAGCAGAAATTCcaacaaaaacataaacatcAACGACAATTCTTCTGTCAAATTATAAAAGAGACGGCTAAAGTCTCACTTCTAACAACATCGAtattgttttcaattttgttaCCACCTTCACAATCCGACATGTGTGAAGTTTATTACAAAATGTCACGGTATTAGTTGGAATCAAACCAACACGTGACTGTACGGGCCTGCTCGTTGGCTCTGATACAATGTCAAATTATCATAGAGATGAGCCAAAGTCTCACTTCCAACAATACCAATATTGTCCCTAACTTGTTAATTACCACCAGCATAGTCAGACTAGTGtgagattttatcacaaaaaaactTCGGTATTAATTGGGATTCTTCAGGCCCGACAACTCCAGTAGTTCCAAGTACGTCTGAATTTGGTACGCAGACAAACTTGAAAAAAATAGTTGTTTGGGTGGAGTGGCAAACAGAGACAATCCCAtcaatgagagatttttcagtgtagagaaatttttaattgtgacgatGGTATacctaggggtgggcaaacaggTCCTGGACCCGTGGGTCGGGACGGGTCCAAAAATTCGAAACACCAAACGGGGTGGGTCTATGAAATTAGAGGGGAGGGGCGGGTCCAAAAATAAGAAGGAACGAGCCCTCGACGAGGGCCGTTTGTAGCATATGAGATAATGGATTTGATTAGTGTGACACCGTGGGCCTCGACTTACAAGGTTGCCCACCAAATTGGACCAGATTTAGGAGGCCCTTAAGGTCTCTGGAACCATCCTCTCAGATACGTTGAAATGAGATTTCATCGAGAACTGAATCATATACGTTGAAATGATCCATCGGGAACTGAATCATATACGTTGAAATGAGATTTCAGTTATATAGGCTATTTCATACACTTTCAAATACCTCTTGGATGTATCTAATAATACAGAACTCTTTCCAACAGTTATGTATcctaatcaaaacgtttttaatattaattaaaaacttaatccgAAATTAAAATCAGTTAATATACTAATTAAAATTACACCTATCAACATATTATTCTTTGACTAGGTAAGAGATCCCCTTTGGATTTAATCCACTAAAACCatcggatcaagtgatccgagCCTTCCAAATTTCATCTAATGATAAAAAGTTATCATAGTTTTTAAAGAATCAAAATAGGTGAGCCTTtggataaaatttaaaagaacCGATCACTTGATCTGGTGGCCTTGGTGGAAAGAGATCCTCCCTTTGACAAAACTGATTTGATTGTCAAGATCCAAAGTCTCCTTGGTTTGAGTCATGCTTGCCAGGTGCTGGGTAAACTCTTCAGACAAGCAGCAGAAATTCcaacaaaaacataaacatcAGCGACAATTCTTCTGTCAAATTATAAAAGAGACGGCTAAAGTCTCACTTCTAACAACACCGGTATTGTTTTCAATTTAGTTACCACCTACACAGTCCGACATGTGTGaagttttattacaaaatgtCACGGTATTAGTTGGAATCAAACCAACACGTGACTGTACGGGCTTGCTcgttggctctgataccatatcaAATTATCATAGAGATGAGCCAAAGTCTCACTTCCAACAATATCGATATTGTCCTCAACTTGTTAATTACCACCGGCACAGTCAGACCAGTGtgagattttatcacaaaaaaactTCGGTATTAATTGGGATTCTTCAGGCCTGACAACTCCAGTAGATCCAGGTACGTCGGAATTTGGTATGCAAACAAACCTGAAAAAAACAATTGTTTTGGTGGCGTGGCAAACAGAGACAATCCCATCAacaagagattttttagtgtggagaaatttttaattgtgacgggaacacaggTGATATACCtagggtgggcaaacgggtcctg
This genomic interval from Malus domestica chromosome 05, GDT2T_hap1 contains the following:
- the LOC139196582 gene encoding cysteine-rich receptor-like protein kinase 5, translating into MSPEYAVFGRFSTKSDVFSFRVILLEIVSGKKNNSFYQADHFLNLIGHVWQLWSEDRALEIVDLSLESYAPDEAMRCIQVGLLCVEEESKNRQSMSAVVFMLSGEDLLHLLSNPHLP